The window TCCGTGTCGGTACTGGACACGTCGGCCCGTTCTTCCTCGACGACGGCGTCGAAGAGTTCGGCGTTGCACCCACGGCAGGCGGCCGTGACGTGGCGCTTTCGTCCGTCCTCGTCCTCGTCGACCCGTTCGGTGTCTATCTCGACTGCACCATCGCAGGTCGGGCACGTGTGGAGGCTCAATCGAAGCGCACCGAGGACGCGGTTTCGGTCCGCAGTCGTGAGTTGCCACCAGTCCGGGTAGTGGCGACGAAACGTCACGACTGCGGTCAGGTCGGCGACGAAGGCGGCCCGCGACATCCAGTGCCCGATTGCGTTACTGTCGAGTCGGGCGAACAGGCCGTCTTCGTCCCACCCCATCTCGACACGGGAGTCGTCGACGCCGAGGAGTTCAGCGAGCGCAGTCTGGTCGTGGTCCCGACCGTCCATCGCAATCATTCGGCGACGCCAGTCGCTGGCGAACTCCTTGGAGACCGCGAGTCTGTCGGATTCGTCGTCCGTGAGGACACCCGCTTCGTACAGGTCGGAGACGAGGTCGACTCGCCCGCCGAGGGCGAGCGGCGGGGATGGTGATGCGACTGTCGAGACTGCTGATTTCGCCGGTGGGAGTTTCGGGAGGGTCGTCCCTCTGAGTTCGAACGCGGCGAACCCGAACACGACTGCTGGAGGGAGCACTCCGAGGACCAGACCGTACGGTGACCACACGAGCCACCCGAGTGTCCCACACATAACTGTCAGAAACACGAGTGGAATCCCGATTGGACTCCGCAGTAGCGGCTGTTTCATCTCGGGGTCGAGAGAGATTCGGCGCCCAGACATAGAGCATACAAGGTCCTCAGGTCGTATAGGTATGGACAGGGTACATCAGATAGCAAGAATGTAAACGTGTGGACTTATCTGAACTCGGTTAATAACATCACATTACCACGGACTATCAGTGGCCCATGCGTATCGTTATCACACCGAGAAGACTGAGATTTTCGAGACGAACGTGACCGTTCGAGCGTGTTTCAGGAGTAGGCAGACGTTTTTCGGGGTTTTCCACTAACTAAGCGTGTTTCTGCCGCTACATTAACGTCCACCGCGTCCTGAGGCGCGGGTATGGACGTGTTCTGGCATCGGCGTGACCTCCGCGTGGCCGACAACCGTGGACTGACGACGGCCACCGAGGACGCTCCCGCCATCCCTGTCTTCGTGTTCGACGACGAGGTTCTCGAACACGCGGGGCCTCCCCGTGTTCGGTACATGCTCGATGCTCTCGAGCGACTCCGGGCGTCGTACCAGACGCTCGAAAGCGACCTCCTCGTCGGACAAGGAGACCCGAGGACGCTCATCCCTTCGATTGCGGCGGAAGTCGGTGCCGACCGGGTCGTCTGGAACGAGGACTACTCGGGACTGGCCCGAGAACGCGACGCCGAGGTACGGTTGGCACTCGACGAGTCAGGTGTCGCCAGGGAGTCGGTCCACGACGCCATCTTCCACCAACCGGGGTCGATTACGACGAACGCAGGCGACCCGTACTCGGTGTACACCTACTTCTGGAAGAAGTGGCGGGACCGCGAAAAGCCAGCCCCGTACCCGACCCCCGATGCCGATTCGCTCGCGGACGCAGCGACGCTCGAATCAGTCGCCGAGGCGATACCGGAAGTCACCGTCGGCGAACTGCCGTCGCTCTCGGCCCTCGGGTTCGAGGACCCGGCGGCAGACGTCGTCTCGGCAGGACCCGAGGCGGCGCGAGAGCGACTCACCACCTTCTGTGAGGACGCCATCTACCGGTACGACGAGGACCGCGACTACCCGGTCCGGAGCGCCACGTCGAGACTCTCGACGGACTTGAAGTTCGGAACCATCGGAATCAGGGAGGTGTACGCGGCGACTGCCGAGGCCCGTGAGGGCGTGGGTGGCGAGCGAGACGAGTCTGTCGAGTCGTTTCAGTCACAACTGGCGTGGCGCGAGTTCTACACCCACGTCCTCCGGTTCAACCCCCACGTCGTCACGGAGAACTACAAGGAGTAC is drawn from Haloferax litoreum and contains these coding sequences:
- a CDS encoding cryptochrome/photolyase family protein, whose product is MDVFWHRRDLRVADNRGLTTATEDAPAIPVFVFDDEVLEHAGPPRVRYMLDALERLRASYQTLESDLLVGQGDPRTLIPSIAAEVGADRVVWNEDYSGLARERDAEVRLALDESGVARESVHDAIFHQPGSITTNAGDPYSVYTYFWKKWRDREKPAPYPTPDADSLADAATLESVAEAIPEVTVGELPSLSALGFEDPAADVVSAGPEAARERLTTFCEDAIYRYDEDRDYPVRSATSRLSTDLKFGTIGIREVYAATAEAREGVGGERDESVESFQSQLAWREFYTHVLRFNPHVVTENYKEYEHDIEWRDDPDELAAWKEGRTGYPIVDAGMRQLKQEAYMHNRVRMIVASFLTKDLLCDWRHGYAHFREYLSDHDTANDNGGWQWAASTGTDAQPYFRIFNPMTQGERYDPDAEYITQYVPELEGVTANTIHDWHEMSEMERERVAPDYPAPIVDHSERREMALAMFEAARGDD